A region of Fibrobacter succinogenes subsp. succinogenes S85 DNA encodes the following proteins:
- the pta gene encoding phosphate acetyltransferase, producing the protein MNRVYLVATAASNMEAKVQELVDAVTKAGLIATVYKPLEVFNAADSVAEIKAGKSAVLMEKICADFLKQDFDDVDAVVVEGATGMNDVIAHKFNDDLASALDAKIFADGEDAELFCPKRLLRCEKCVAGDLAAPAAERRVSQAMFRASLLSKASKCVKRIVLPEGSEPRTVQAACLAVERNIAVPVLIGKKADIEATAKSVGVKLPANIEIIEPSAELAEKYVPTLVELRKAKGMTPESARAALSDNVMLATMMLKFGEVDGLVSGAIHSTADTLRPALQIIRTAPGVKSVSSVFFMCMKDKTYIYGDCAINLNPLAEELADIALQCDDTAKAFGLPSRVAMLSYSTINSGKGPDADLVVAATAAAKAARPEMLIDGPLQYDAATVPSVGALKAPNSPVAGKATVFVFPDLSAGNIGYKAVQRSAHGTIAIGPMLQGLAKPVNDLSRGALVEDIVYTIALTAVQAQA; encoded by the coding sequence ATGAATCGTGTATACCTAGTTGCCACGGCTGCCTCCAACATGGAAGCCAAAGTCCAGGAACTTGTCGACGCTGTTACCAAGGCTGGTCTCATCGCTACAGTCTACAAGCCGCTTGAAGTTTTCAATGCTGCCGATAGCGTTGCTGAAATCAAGGCCGGCAAGTCTGCCGTGCTCATGGAAAAGATCTGCGCTGATTTCCTCAAGCAGGATTTTGACGATGTCGACGCTGTTGTCGTCGAAGGTGCAACGGGCATGAACGATGTCATTGCTCACAAGTTTAACGACGACCTCGCCTCTGCCCTCGATGCAAAGATTTTTGCCGATGGCGAAGATGCCGAACTCTTCTGCCCGAAGCGCTTGCTCCGTTGCGAAAAGTGCGTTGCTGGTGACCTCGCCGCTCCGGCTGCTGAACGCCGCGTAAGCCAGGCCATGTTCCGCGCAAGCCTCCTTTCCAAGGCTTCCAAGTGCGTGAAGCGCATTGTGCTCCCGGAAGGTTCTGAACCGCGTACCGTGCAGGCTGCCTGCCTCGCTGTTGAACGCAACATCGCCGTGCCGGTCCTCATCGGCAAGAAGGCCGATATCGAAGCTACCGCAAAGTCTGTTGGCGTGAAGCTCCCGGCTAACATCGAAATTATCGAACCGAGCGCAGAACTTGCTGAAAAGTATGTGCCGACTCTCGTGGAACTCCGCAAGGCTAAGGGCATGACTCCGGAATCTGCACGCGCTGCTCTTTCTGACAACGTAATGCTTGCTACGATGATGCTCAAGTTCGGTGAAGTCGATGGCCTCGTTTCTGGCGCTATCCACTCTACTGCCGATACGCTCCGTCCGGCTCTCCAGATTATCCGTACCGCTCCGGGCGTGAAGTCCGTGAGCTCCGTGTTCTTCATGTGCATGAAGGACAAGACTTACATCTACGGCGACTGCGCTATCAACCTGAACCCGCTCGCCGAAGAACTCGCCGATATCGCTCTCCAGTGCGATGACACGGCAAAGGCTTTTGGCCTCCCGAGCCGCGTTGCTATGCTCTCTTACAGCACCATCAATTCGGGCAAGGGCCCGGATGCAGACCTCGTCGTGGCCGCTACTGCCGCTGCAAAGGCTGCCCGCCCGGAAATGCTCATCGATGGCCCGCTCCAGTACGATGCCGCTACCGTTCCGAGCGTTGGTGCTCTCAAGGCCCCGAACAGCCCGGTCGCTGGCAAGGCTACCGTGTTCGTGTTCCCGGACCTCTCTGCCGGTAACATCGGTTACAAGGCTGTGCAGCGTTCTGCTCACGGTACGATCGCTATCGGCCCGATGCTCCAGGGCCTTGCAAAGCCGGTGAATGATTTGTCTCGTGGCGCCCTCGTCGAAGACATCGTCTACACGATCGCCCTCACCGCTGTTCAGGCCCAGGCGTAA
- a CDS encoding fibro-slime domain-containing protein — translation MCLAIFSAYAFAQTVAVAHIIYEGNVLYYADNESNFVYKAVEKNPDGTFTIEFTNERLANGKKDVRRLQFGVGCNGNTCHTDLSPDNKPLLGELFPGYKENVTDAANIVKQEVWIVINEDKTLTISDTKPVVAVKPKKHIRFLTPWTNTNAVMYLNDTENYMSAVGSPYCGWFESKVSKPSGSANVYFKQTIGTMFVGADGTTEDETTVTPINLDSSLALSDTIWVVAYQYGAPEVHTNYPGVLGECLPKILPVMMFDWYDGSMNSDGSKNGLSYGDGGAGRTGFDIRGVPMFGVGTSEDFGPDGCKGTPMTGMVEKQLGPNGVPVRAKNFPSGCTNATHLNNWFLPEVVYNDGVNSYTNVTCRDLELTLTDDGFWLGQKDDESPEGGLFLLDDFRWLDSAKTIENPHYDSLSGGDDIPGYHNYGFTMKIQAEFVYVKGQYFEFNGDDDVWVFINNKLVVDIGGQHKKVRKAVNLDTLNLTPGETYPFHIFYAERKRTQSNFMMRTSIDLKVESSMFLTDHSTDSTLIKKEVWQNIREKTLACDFSSNSETKRTERGPSNFTLFGKSLPMTGVALSKLDTAYYSGITITNDFTMLTINTTNISRMQTLPPGTYYVRVSLKNNPKEYKDVYFTIPPTELPNIAFADIIDTSYCFIADVIKQDTLCLDKYWRPLGNEASRDISSDTLPINLNKAEKLWAGRIYPINVSFVEDWARSYSGMAVQVSTNDPKLIPCDSLGSPLPNNEFVLIEGKNTFFVKASGAVTNGTITISSTVAKNKSVNWTNINIAEPPVPQIETAFIYDRNGDGRGDSVWVSFNKPLGGNSVLNSISFTFGLTHYSTSNIVYNEGDLTLSLTADGDGFGTSISTGGALEPYNGKITAQYTYTNPEDHTVSNFSVDGLLGDGIGPVILAAEISYTSDGKTMLTLTFSEGLTSLDPSSSLFGYRSYGSGSLSSIVSEADFVSTTPANRWKLLFSKKAVSDIIPIVGDSIRIRPPSEGGLALDLIGIPAHDLNPWVRITGEQRITVTSPPVVTMDKDSPNFELTKEIVRSDSATVPILVQSEKPLTATQVGEIYGTQGHYLGDMNMSELVENEISEIAKVVKTATMYEDKEAVKNGSPSTSVSLETIISMLDQKVISPKEAKERFGLSEVIINAYNNELLNKNNLHNYMHGTDDDIKTIAESMADKTALSYKTIYFSSLGQFVNSDRGQIACNDDIFKTDGAKNCLGNEGHLYLAWNMRAKNGRLAGTGVYIARLEIQLIVNGKRITKRTQDFLWGFRHGDLAIIDFDINQ, via the coding sequence GTGTGTTTGGCGATTTTCAGTGCCTACGCATTTGCGCAGACGGTTGCTGTCGCACACATCATTTACGAGGGCAACGTCTTGTACTATGCCGACAACGAAAGCAATTTCGTGTACAAGGCCGTTGAGAAAAATCCCGATGGCACTTTCACCATCGAATTCACTAACGAACGTCTTGCTAACGGCAAGAAAGATGTTCGTCGGCTACAGTTTGGAGTAGGCTGTAACGGCAACACATGCCATACGGACCTGAGTCCAGACAACAAGCCTCTACTGGGCGAACTTTTCCCGGGGTACAAGGAAAACGTCACAGACGCTGCAAACATCGTAAAGCAGGAAGTCTGGATTGTCATCAATGAAGACAAGACATTGACGATTTCCGACACTAAACCGGTGGTCGCGGTCAAGCCCAAAAAGCATATCCGCTTTTTGACGCCGTGGACAAACACAAACGCCGTCATGTACCTCAACGATACGGAGAACTACATGAGCGCGGTGGGCTCCCCATACTGCGGCTGGTTTGAAAGCAAGGTATCCAAGCCTTCCGGCAGTGCAAACGTTTATTTCAAACAAACTATCGGCACCATGTTTGTTGGAGCCGACGGCACCACCGAAGACGAAACGACAGTCACGCCAATCAACCTAGATTCCTCCCTTGCACTAAGCGATACCATCTGGGTTGTCGCTTACCAGTACGGCGCTCCCGAAGTTCATACAAACTATCCAGGCGTCCTCGGCGAATGCCTCCCGAAGATCCTCCCGGTGATGATGTTTGACTGGTACGACGGATCCATGAACTCCGACGGTTCCAAGAACGGCCTCAGCTATGGCGATGGCGGTGCAGGCCGCACAGGCTTTGACATACGTGGAGTCCCGATGTTCGGCGTAGGCACGAGCGAAGACTTTGGCCCGGACGGCTGTAAGGGAACACCAATGACGGGAATGGTCGAAAAGCAACTCGGCCCGAACGGAGTTCCTGTAAGAGCGAAAAACTTCCCTAGCGGTTGCACAAACGCCACCCATCTCAATAACTGGTTCCTCCCCGAAGTCGTTTACAACGATGGCGTCAATTCCTACACGAACGTCACCTGCCGCGACTTGGAACTTACGCTTACCGATGACGGCTTCTGGCTCGGCCAAAAGGATGACGAAAGCCCGGAAGGCGGCCTTTTCCTGCTGGATGACTTCCGCTGGCTCGATAGCGCAAAGACCATAGAAAACCCGCACTACGATTCCCTCAGCGGTGGCGACGATATCCCGGGTTACCACAACTACGGTTTCACCATGAAGATCCAGGCCGAATTCGTCTACGTCAAGGGCCAGTACTTTGAATTCAATGGCGACGATGACGTCTGGGTATTCATTAACAACAAGCTCGTCGTCGATATCGGTGGCCAGCACAAGAAAGTCAGAAAGGCTGTCAACCTGGATACGCTCAACCTCACGCCGGGCGAAACTTATCCGTTCCACATTTTCTATGCCGAACGCAAGCGCACACAGTCGAACTTCATGATGAGAACGTCCATTGACCTGAAGGTGGAATCAAGCATGTTCCTCACGGACCACTCAACAGACTCAACGCTTATCAAGAAGGAAGTCTGGCAAAACATCCGCGAAAAGACGCTCGCCTGCGACTTCTCCTCAAATTCCGAAACCAAGCGCACGGAACGCGGACCTTCAAACTTCACACTGTTCGGAAAGAGCCTCCCAATGACGGGCGTCGCCTTGAGCAAGCTCGATACAGCCTACTATAGCGGCATCACGATTACGAACGACTTCACGATGCTCACGATCAACACGACGAACATTTCCCGCATGCAGACACTCCCGCCGGGAACATACTACGTTCGTGTTTCGCTCAAGAACAACCCGAAGGAATACAAGGATGTGTACTTCACCATCCCGCCGACGGAACTCCCGAACATCGCCTTTGCAGACATCATCGATACAAGCTACTGCTTCATTGCCGATGTCATCAAGCAGGACACGCTCTGCCTCGACAAATACTGGAGACCGCTCGGAAACGAAGCCAGCCGCGACATCAGCAGCGACACGCTCCCCATCAACTTGAACAAGGCCGAAAAGCTCTGGGCAGGCCGCATCTACCCCATCAACGTCTCCTTCGTCGAAGACTGGGCGCGTAGCTACAGCGGCATGGCCGTACAGGTTTCCACAAACGACCCGAAACTCATCCCATGCGATTCCCTCGGATCCCCGCTCCCGAATAACGAGTTCGTACTCATCGAAGGCAAAAACACATTCTTCGTGAAAGCATCCGGTGCAGTCACCAACGGGACGATTACAATTTCTTCGACGGTCGCAAAGAACAAGAGTGTCAACTGGACGAACATCAACATCGCAGAGCCGCCAGTCCCGCAAATTGAGACCGCGTTCATCTATGACAGGAACGGTGACGGCCGTGGCGACAGTGTCTGGGTAAGCTTCAACAAGCCGCTTGGCGGCAACAGCGTGCTCAACTCCATATCGTTCACATTCGGACTGACGCACTATAGCACGTCCAACATCGTCTACAACGAAGGCGACCTCACACTTTCGCTTACAGCCGATGGTGACGGATTTGGCACTTCCATTTCCACAGGTGGCGCACTGGAACCCTACAATGGCAAGATTACCGCCCAGTACACCTACACAAATCCAGAAGACCACACCGTTTCAAACTTCTCCGTGGACGGGCTCCTTGGCGACGGCATTGGTCCCGTCATCCTAGCCGCAGAAATCTCTTACACCTCCGACGGAAAGACCATGCTCACGCTCACGTTCAGCGAAGGCCTGACCTCCCTGGATCCGAGTTCCAGCCTGTTCGGCTACCGCAGCTACGGCAGCGGCTCGCTCTCTTCCATCGTCAGCGAAGCGGACTTCGTCTCGACCACCCCGGCCAACCGCTGGAAGCTCCTCTTCTCGAAGAAGGCCGTTTCGGACATCATCCCAATCGTGGGAGACTCCATACGCATCAGGCCACCTTCTGAAGGCGGTCTCGCCCTCGACCTTATCGGCATCCCGGCACATGACCTGAACCCTTGGGTACGCATCACCGGCGAACAGCGCATCACCGTGACAAGCCCTCCGGTCGTCACCATGGACAAGGACTCCCCGAACTTCGAATTGACCAAGGAAATCGTCCGCAGCGATTCTGCAACGGTCCCGATACTCGTCCAGAGCGAAAAGCCGCTCACGGCAACGCAAGTCGGTGAAATCTACGGCACGCAAGGGCATTACCTTGGCGACATGAACATGTCCGAGCTCGTTGAAAACGAAATCAGCGAAATCGCGAAAGTCGTAAAGACCGCCACGATGTACGAAGACAAGGAAGCCGTCAAGAACGGAAGCCCCTCAACCTCCGTTTCGCTTGAAACAATCATTTCCATGCTGGACCAGAAGGTCATCTCGCCCAAGGAAGCGAAGGAAAGGTTCGGATTGAGCGAAGTCATCATCAACGCTTACAACAATGAGCTCCTGAACAAAAACAACCTGCACAACTACATGCACGGCACCGATGACGATATCAAGACCATCGCCGAATCCATGGCCGACAAGACCGCCCTCAGCTACAAGACGATTTACTTCTCCAGTCTCGGACAATTCGTGAACAGCGACAGGGGCCAAATCGCCTGCAACGACGACATCTTCAAGACGGACGGCGCCAAGAACTGCCTTGGAAACGAAGGCCACCTCTACCTCGCCTGGAACATGCGCGCCAAGAACGGACGCCTCGCCGGTACGGGTGTCTACATCGCCCGCCTGGAAATCCAGCTCATCGTAAACGGCAAGAGGATCACGAAACGCACGCAGGACTTCCTCTGGGGATTCCGCCATGGAGACCTCGCGATTATCGATTTCGACATCAATCAGTAG
- a CDS encoding fibro-slime domain-containing protein: MRCKNIVSSLIFILLWAAIPSIAADYNITVKDKRSGSPARRIYVVLEKTVDGVTTPSNCTQLTSNADGTFSVKATLTAETEPKLTFYTGRTTSGKCNSDIGSISPLAGAEPVESEFTITISKNKVVTQANGTNTTEPSTTPGNDGPGTQTPGDNPGTQPPSRPTQQTKQKVIRFFVPWTNTNAILYVAGGKSDTMSTVKNYCGWFESKVTPPDGSFQVYFKQTLGYEYVTDIHNSTKILPIEQSTLLSLDAAAAEADTIWVKAGKEIGTATTVYTKYPGVLGDCPTKTLPVMMFDWLHGSKGDGDGKGKNGDPANGVSADFGSGGCAHHTRGMVQEILGTNGVPVPADPFPENCKITTHLAQWFLPEVITTKNGVPYTNATCRSIELQLQGDGLWLGQKDDNSTEGGLFLLDDFEYLDAEKTIKNPYFDNISGRGKKHNYGFTMKIQASFEYIPGQYFEFNGDDDVWVFINNRLVVDIGGQHTKVFGAVDLDTLGLQEGVNYPFHIFYAERHTSQSNFMMRTSIDLKTETSILAKDLSAAGFINYEIYQRVSKQALSCDFSGVTTTDTVAAPSNFTLIGSGAYATGVALDSVGTWFGGIVIKPNYTGFTINTELIRQMRTLPPGTYQLRFSLQSDETQYDEITFVIDQYDSPEIYYARVDNQNKWTPLGTKNTLTGAIEVDGTIDTLGKWVNTRYPVNVMFEEWATFDDVVYIITNNPAVIPCDEHGNAISSTTLKNGKATFYIKASAAVQNIKLIVSSADETKKAIWNNISFMEPPVPQVKFACIFDINGDGRGDSVYAKLSKPYGATLINSAVNLDSIQLEFGETFPTITGNISHNDLDSSIAIVSPEGGFGTVPFTGGAEAVYSGKITPFWLYSEGGVPSTISLTSDVTDSIGPVITSADISYSDDGSTKLTLNFSEGLDCEDNILANYFVYFFKQTNTERNDIVPDLLAKEKKSKWTLIFRSTTNDKANIPVMGDSIKLVPGVHMDLLHRSTPVNNPFVRISGEQNVVVTSAPVVTIGESDSSRAIIKSPTPTVPKLVQEDKPMTAKEVAESYGSQGHYLGDLSLSSLVKDEVTALEAAVKNFNAASIEKGGPHLEEVIAQVEAGMISIDNANKQYKLGDEIVNAYKNGVINSNDVTGIANGNSSVIVKITTELAKQTTLEYKTQYFTSLGVFVNSNSGSLSCTDTLFNGSCLDSDNDGKIFLAWNMKSKSGRLVGTGVYIARLTYKIRIGRTVVIDRTQDFLWGVRHGKTKGFTIGLDY; encoded by the coding sequence ATGCGGTGTAAAAATATTGTCTCTAGTTTAATTTTCATACTCTTATGGGCAGCTATTCCGTCAATAGCGGCCGATTACAACATTACCGTCAAGGATAAAAGATCCGGTTCGCCAGCAAGGCGCATCTACGTCGTTTTGGAAAAAACGGTAGACGGAGTCACCACACCCAGCAACTGCACACAGCTAACGAGCAATGCCGACGGCACCTTCAGCGTCAAGGCAACATTGACCGCCGAAACAGAACCGAAACTGACCTTTTACACAGGCAGGACTACCTCCGGCAAATGCAACTCTGACATAGGCAGCATTTCGCCTTTGGCTGGCGCAGAACCCGTGGAAAGCGAGTTCACCATTACTATTAGCAAAAACAAGGTCGTTACACAGGCAAACGGCACAAACACCACCGAGCCCTCAACCACTCCCGGCAACGATGGCCCCGGCACGCAAACACCTGGCGACAATCCTGGCACACAGCCCCCCAGCAGACCGACCCAGCAGACTAAGCAAAAAGTGATCCGTTTCTTTGTCCCCTGGACAAACACGAACGCCATTCTCTATGTCGCAGGCGGCAAGTCCGATACGATGTCTACCGTCAAAAATTACTGCGGATGGTTCGAATCTAAAGTTACCCCGCCCGACGGCTCGTTCCAGGTCTACTTCAAGCAGACCCTCGGCTACGAATACGTCACGGACATCCATAACTCCACCAAGATTCTCCCAATTGAACAGAGCACGTTGCTTTCGCTCGATGCAGCCGCTGCCGAAGCCGATACCATCTGGGTCAAGGCAGGTAAGGAAATCGGGACCGCGACAACGGTTTACACCAAGTACCCGGGCGTCCTCGGCGATTGCCCCACCAAGACTCTCCCCGTGATGATGTTTGACTGGCTCCATGGCTCAAAGGGCGATGGTGACGGCAAAGGCAAGAACGGCGACCCCGCCAATGGCGTAAGCGCAGACTTCGGTTCTGGCGGATGCGCACACCATACCAGAGGAATGGTTCAAGAAATCCTTGGCACCAATGGCGTACCCGTACCTGCCGACCCCTTCCCAGAAAACTGCAAGATTACTACACATCTCGCTCAATGGTTCTTGCCAGAAGTCATCACAACCAAGAATGGTGTTCCGTACACAAATGCCACCTGCCGTTCTATCGAATTACAACTTCAGGGAGACGGCCTTTGGCTTGGTCAAAAAGACGACAATAGCACTGAAGGTGGCCTCTTCTTGCTCGATGATTTCGAATACCTTGATGCCGAAAAGACCATCAAGAATCCATACTTTGACAATATTTCTGGAAGAGGCAAGAAACATAATTACGGATTCACCATGAAGATCCAGGCCTCGTTTGAATACATTCCGGGCCAGTACTTTGAATTCAACGGTGACGATGACGTGTGGGTATTCATCAACAACCGCCTCGTCGTGGATATCGGTGGTCAGCACACAAAGGTCTTTGGTGCAGTGGACCTCGACACGCTCGGCCTTCAGGAAGGCGTCAACTATCCGTTCCACATCTTCTATGCTGAACGCCATACATCTCAGTCCAACTTCATGATGAGAACGTCCATTGACCTGAAGACCGAAACGAGCATTCTCGCCAAGGACCTCTCCGCAGCAGGATTTATTAATTACGAAATTTATCAGCGCGTGAGCAAGCAGGCTCTCTCTTGCGACTTCTCCGGCGTCACGACGACAGACACGGTTGCCGCCCCTTCGAACTTCACCTTGATCGGTAGCGGAGCTTATGCCACGGGCGTTGCGCTCGACAGCGTTGGCACCTGGTTTGGCGGAATCGTCATCAAGCCGAACTACACCGGATTCACCATCAATACCGAACTGATCAGACAGATGCGCACACTCCCGCCGGGAACGTACCAGTTGCGTTTCTCCCTGCAGAGCGATGAAACCCAGTACGATGAAATTACGTTCGTCATTGACCAGTACGATTCTCCTGAAATCTATTACGCACGAGTCGATAACCAAAACAAGTGGACCCCGCTCGGCACCAAGAACACCCTTACCGGAGCAATTGAAGTCGACGGAACGATTGATACGCTTGGCAAGTGGGTCAACACGCGCTATCCTGTAAACGTGATGTTCGAAGAATGGGCCACCTTTGACGATGTCGTCTACATCATCACGAACAACCCGGCAGTGATCCCCTGCGACGAGCATGGAAACGCCATTTCGTCCACCACGCTCAAGAACGGCAAGGCGACATTCTACATCAAGGCTTCCGCCGCCGTACAGAACATCAAGCTGATTGTCTCAAGTGCTGATGAAACGAAAAAGGCTATCTGGAACAACATTTCGTTCATGGAACCGCCCGTACCGCAAGTGAAGTTCGCCTGCATCTTCGACATCAACGGAGATGGCCGTGGCGACAGCGTCTACGCGAAGCTCTCCAAGCCGTATGGCGCAACGCTCATCAACAGCGCCGTCAACCTGGACTCCATCCAGCTTGAATTCGGCGAGACGTTCCCGACAATCACGGGCAACATTTCACACAATGACCTCGATAGTTCTATCGCGATTGTTTCCCCGGAAGGTGGATTCGGCACCGTGCCGTTCACCGGTGGCGCAGAAGCAGTCTACAGCGGAAAGATTACACCGTTCTGGCTGTACTCGGAAGGCGGAGTCCCGTCGACCATTAGCCTCACAAGCGATGTGACCGACTCGATTGGCCCAGTCATCACCTCCGCTGACATTTCCTATAGCGATGACGGTTCGACAAAGCTCACCCTGAATTTCAGTGAAGGCCTTGACTGCGAAGACAACATCCTAGCCAACTACTTTGTGTACTTCTTCAAGCAGACGAATACAGAACGAAACGATATCGTTCCGGACCTCCTTGCCAAAGAAAAGAAGTCTAAATGGACGCTCATCTTCAGAAGCACGACAAACGACAAGGCGAACATCCCAGTCATGGGCGACTCCATCAAACTCGTGCCAGGCGTCCACATGGACCTTCTCCACAGAAGCACGCCTGTGAACAACCCGTTCGTCCGCATTTCCGGCGAGCAGAACGTCGTCGTCACGAGCGCACCTGTGGTGACCATCGGCGAATCCGATTCTTCAAGGGCAATTATCAAGAGCCCGACTCCGACAGTCCCGAAGCTCGTCCAGGAAGACAAGCCGATGACAGCGAAAGAAGTCGCGGAATCTTACGGTTCACAGGGACATTACCTTGGCGACCTGAGCCTTTCAAGCCTTGTCAAGGACGAAGTCACGGCGCTTGAAGCGGCAGTCAAGAACTTCAACGCCGCAAGCATCGAAAAGGGCGGCCCGCATCTCGAAGAAGTCATCGCCCAAGTCGAAGCAGGCATGATCAGCATCGATAACGCCAACAAGCAATACAAACTCGGTGACGAAATCGTGAACGCCTACAAGAATGGAGTCATCAACTCCAACGATGTCACAGGCATTGCAAATGGCAATTCTTCCGTCATCGTGAAAATCACGACCGAACTTGCCAAGCAGACGACTCTTGAATACAAGACGCAGTACTTCACGAGCCTCGGCGTATTCGTGAACAGCAATTCAGGCTCGCTCTCCTGCACGGACACGCTCTTTAACGGAAGCTGCCTCGATAGCGACAATGACGGAAAGATATTCCTCGCATGGAACATGAAGTCAAAAAGCGGCAGATTGGTCGGTACGGGCGTCTACATTGCAAGACTCACGTACAAGATCCGAATCGGAAGGACCGTTGTTATTGACCGCACGCAGGACTTCCTCTGGGGTGTGCGCCACGGCAAGACGAAGGGATTCACCATCGGACTGGACTACTAG
- a CDS encoding Rne/Rng family ribonuclease, producing the protein MANKCKRGILISKTPYEKRIAIMEDGELAELVVEGVSSNRVLGNIYKGVVQKVLPALKAAFIDIGLEKAGFLHQEDAMDRNELLRREYGDDDDEGDASKEISIDEILQEGQEIMVQVVKEPISTKGARLTTHLSFAGRFLVCMPGANFVGVSKRERDPVKRREFKKVVRRLKGRDVGYIVRTNGLNESEFEINKQMRELESKWEQTKYNFETMPPETCIYEESDSIEQTVREYFGDNTDYVYIDNRDEYFALRDYLKVLSPDKLDKVKLWSSSESLFEYFKIENDYARSLQRQVPLPRGGNLVIEQTEALVSIDVNTGPKVHGKDQGKIILETNLDACHEIAKQLRLRDVGGLIIIDFIDMETDEDREAVYQEFRKAIRRDKAPISPAPISQFGLMEVTRKRVRVNLMTEKTECCPVCNGSGRIATLESTLGMIDRWLARAHTKGRLREVTLVVSAPVIDVLCKDLNRMFNYLEYKHNIKISLVEDEYAHINQFWMYDKNNEDITDLYNFA; encoded by the coding sequence ATGGCAAATAAGTGTAAGCGCGGAATCTTGATTAGCAAAACGCCGTACGAAAAGCGCATCGCTATCATGGAAGATGGCGAACTTGCGGAATTGGTTGTTGAAGGTGTTTCCTCTAATCGAGTTCTGGGCAATATTTATAAGGGTGTCGTTCAGAAGGTGCTCCCCGCACTCAAGGCGGCATTCATTGACATTGGTCTTGAGAAGGCTGGCTTTTTGCATCAGGAAGACGCCATGGACCGCAACGAACTGTTGCGCCGCGAATATGGTGACGATGATGATGAAGGCGATGCCTCCAAGGAAATTTCGATCGACGAAATTCTCCAGGAAGGCCAAGAAATCATGGTGCAGGTGGTCAAGGAACCGATTAGCACCAAGGGTGCTCGTTTGACGACACACTTGAGCTTTGCTGGCCGCTTCCTGGTCTGCATGCCGGGTGCAAATTTCGTCGGCGTCTCCAAGCGTGAACGCGATCCGGTCAAGCGCCGCGAGTTCAAGAAGGTCGTACGCCGCCTTAAGGGCCGCGATGTGGGCTACATCGTCCGCACCAACGGCCTCAACGAATCCGAATTCGAAATCAACAAGCAGATGCGCGAACTCGAAAGCAAGTGGGAACAGACGAAGTACAACTTCGAAACCATGCCGCCCGAGACCTGCATCTACGAAGAATCCGATTCCATCGAACAGACGGTTCGCGAATACTTCGGCGACAACACGGACTACGTGTATATCGACAACCGCGACGAGTACTTTGCTCTCCGTGATTACTTGAAGGTTCTCTCTCCGGATAAGCTCGACAAGGTCAAGCTCTGGAGCTCTAGCGAAAGCTTGTTTGAATACTTCAAGATTGAAAACGACTACGCTCGCTCCTTGCAGCGTCAGGTACCGCTTCCGCGCGGTGGCAACCTCGTCATCGAACAGACCGAAGCTCTCGTCTCTATCGACGTGAACACCGGTCCGAAGGTTCATGGCAAGGACCAGGGCAAGATCATTCTCGAAACAAACCTCGATGCTTGCCACGAAATCGCAAAGCAGCTGCGCCTCCGCGATGTGGGCGGCCTCATCATCATCGACTTCATTGATATGGAAACCGATGAAGACCGCGAAGCCGTCTATCAGGAATTCCGCAAGGCAATCCGCCGCGACAAGGCCCCGATTAGCCCAGCCCCGATCAGCCAGTTCGGCCTCATGGAAGTCACCCGTAAGCGCGTCCGCGTGAACCTGATGACCGAAAAGACCGAATGCTGCCCGGTTTGCAACGGCAGTGGCCGCATTGCAACGCTCGAATCGACACTCGGCATGATCGATCGTTGGCTCGCTCGCGCCCATACCAAGGGCCGTCTCCGCGAAGTCACTCTCGTCGTGAGCGCTCCGGTCATCGATGTGCTTTGCAAGGACTTGAACCGTATGTTCAACTATCTGGAATACAAGCATAACATCAAGATTTCCCTCGTGGAAGATGAATATGCACACATCAACCAGTTCTGGATGTACGACAAGAATAACGAAGACATCACGGACCTGTACAACTTCGCATAA